One window of Dysgonomonas mossii genomic DNA carries:
- the bglX gene encoding beta-glucosidase BglX — protein sequence MKKLITTVLLGCTLIANAQQNQNTKMDRFIDDLMSKMTIEEKIGQLNLPGSGDIVTGQAKNSDIAGKIKKGLVGGLFNIKGVEKIKDVQRVAVEESRLGIPLIFGMDVIHGYETVFPIPLGLSCSWDMDAVEKSARIAAIEASADGICWTFSPMVDISRDPRWGRVSEGNGEDPYLGGQIAKAMVRGYQGVGDKTFTSNNQIMSCVKHYALYGAGEAGRDYNTVDMSRQRMYNEYFYPYQAAVEAGVGSVMASFNEVDGVPATGNKWLMTDVLRKQWGFNGFVVTDFTGINEMVDHGIGDLQTVSARALRAGIDMDMVGEGFLTTLKKSLDEGKITEANVNRACRLVLEAKYKLGLFTDPYKYCDVNRVKKEVYTPEHRALARKIAAESFVLLKNDNVLPLSKKGTIAVVGPLGNTRENMPGTWSVAADFNKATTVVDGLKAVVGNKANVVYAKGSNLTTDPVLEQRATLFGRDLQRDGRTEEELRNEALQIAKNADVIIAALGESSEYSGESSSRSEIGIPDIQQRLLKELLKTGKPVVLVLFTGRPLTLTWENENVPAILNVWFGGTEAAYAIGDVLFGDVNPSGKLTTTFPQNVGQIPLYYNHKNTGRPLADGKWFEKFRSNYLDVSNDPLYPFGFGLSYSKFDYSDVKLSSTQIDANGELMASVTVTNKSKVDGAEIVQLYIRDVVGSVTRPVKELKGFEKVFIKAGESKTVDFKITPEMLKFYDYDLNFVFEPGDFDVMIGGNSRDVKNARFTLK from the coding sequence ATGAAGAAACTTATTACAACTGTTTTGCTTGGGTGTACCCTGATCGCTAATGCACAGCAGAACCAAAACACAAAGATGGATCGCTTTATAGATGATCTGATGAGCAAAATGACTATTGAAGAGAAAATAGGTCAGCTCAACTTGCCCGGTTCGGGAGATATTGTAACAGGACAGGCAAAGAATAGCGATATTGCAGGCAAGATTAAAAAAGGGCTTGTTGGAGGCCTTTTCAATATAAAAGGTGTTGAAAAAATAAAAGATGTGCAACGGGTTGCCGTCGAAGAAAGCCGTTTAGGGATTCCTCTTATTTTTGGGATGGATGTTATTCACGGATACGAAACGGTATTTCCAATTCCATTGGGGTTGTCTTGTTCTTGGGATATGGATGCTGTTGAAAAATCAGCACGCATAGCAGCGATCGAGGCCAGTGCCGATGGTATTTGCTGGACATTCAGCCCGATGGTGGATATATCGAGAGATCCTCGCTGGGGACGTGTATCTGAAGGCAATGGCGAAGACCCTTACTTAGGCGGGCAAATAGCCAAAGCTATGGTAAGAGGGTATCAGGGAGTAGGAGACAAAACGTTTACGTCTAACAATCAGATTATGTCCTGTGTAAAACATTATGCACTGTATGGGGCAGGAGAAGCCGGACGAGATTATAATACGGTAGACATGAGTCGCCAGCGCATGTATAATGAATATTTCTACCCATATCAGGCAGCAGTAGAAGCAGGTGTAGGTAGCGTAATGGCATCATTCAACGAAGTAGACGGAGTTCCGGCTACAGGCAACAAGTGGCTGATGACAGATGTGTTGCGCAAACAATGGGGATTCAATGGGTTTGTGGTAACAGACTTTACAGGGATCAACGAAATGGTAGATCATGGTATCGGCGATTTGCAAACCGTATCGGCTCGTGCACTTCGTGCTGGTATCGATATGGATATGGTTGGTGAAGGTTTTCTTACAACTTTGAAGAAGTCGTTAGATGAAGGGAAGATAACCGAAGCAAATGTAAATAGGGCATGTCGTCTTGTCCTTGAAGCAAAATATAAGTTAGGATTATTTACCGACCCTTATAAATATTGCGATGTGAACAGGGTAAAGAAAGAAGTATATACACCCGAACATCGTGCTCTTGCCCGTAAGATAGCAGCAGAAAGCTTTGTTTTGCTCAAAAATGACAATGTATTGCCTTTGAGTAAAAAAGGTACGATTGCCGTTGTTGGACCATTAGGAAATACCCGTGAAAATATGCCCGGAACATGGAGTGTAGCAGCAGATTTCAATAAAGCTACAACAGTCGTTGACGGACTAAAAGCGGTTGTTGGCAACAAAGCGAATGTAGTTTATGCAAAAGGTAGTAATTTAACTACCGACCCGGTGTTGGAACAAAGAGCAACTCTTTTTGGAAGGGACTTGCAGCGTGATGGACGTACAGAAGAAGAATTAAGAAATGAAGCATTACAAATAGCAAAGAATGCAGATGTAATTATAGCTGCATTGGGCGAATCGTCAGAGTATAGCGGCGAGTCGAGCAGCCGTTCCGAAATTGGCATTCCTGATATTCAACAACGCTTGTTAAAGGAGTTATTGAAAACAGGTAAACCTGTCGTTTTAGTATTGTTTACAGGCCGTCCGTTGACTCTTACATGGGAAAATGAAAATGTTCCTGCAATACTCAACGTGTGGTTTGGCGGAACCGAAGCCGCTTATGCAATTGGAGATGTTCTGTTTGGAGATGTAAATCCGAGTGGAAAGCTTACTACCACATTCCCTCAGAATGTAGGACAAATTCCATTATATTACAATCATAAAAATACAGGTCGTCCATTAGCCGACGGTAAATGGTTCGAAAAATTCCGCAGCAATTATCTTGACGTATCAAACGATCCTTTGTATCCGTTCGGGTTTGGACTTAGCTACAGTAAATTCGACTATAGTGATGTGAAACTTAGTTCGACACAGATAGATGCAAATGGAGAATTAATGGCGAGTGTGACAGTAACGAATAAGAGTAAAGTAGACGGAGCGGAAATAGTGCAACTATATATTCGCGATGTTGTGGGAAGTGTAACCCGTCCGGTAAAAGAACTGAAAGGTTTTGAGAAAGTTTTCATCAAAGCGGGAGAATCTAAGACAGTCGATTTTAAGATAACACCCGAAATGTTGAAGTTCTATGACTATGATCTTAACTTTGTTTTCGAACCCGGAGACTTTGATGTGATGATCGGGGGCAATAGCCGTGATGTGAAAAATGCCAGATTTACGTTGAAATAA
- a CDS encoding glucoamylase family protein encodes MKIIQAIFVSGLALCLLNCANNKDKNVAVEASAISDEALIDTVQRKTFQYFWDGAEPMSGMARERFHVDGDYGKYDKNTVTSGGSGFGIMAIISGIERGYITRAQGLERFNKIIGFLEKADSFHGVFPHWWNGETGKVVGFSDKDNGGDLVETSFLFQGLLAVHQYYINGTHEEKALAARIDKLWKAVDWNWHRNGTNQLYWHWSPEHSWEMNFSIHGYNECLITFILAASSPTHGVPASVYEQGWGENGKIIGPHEVEGYKLNMRYQGTEVGPLFWAHYSFLGLDPRGLKDKYADYFEEMKNYTLINRAYCIRNPKGYKGYGDDCWGLTASYSVKGYAAHEPTERGDLGVITPTAALSSIVYTPEESMKVMRKLYSMRDKLMGPYGFYDAFSETDNWYPQKYLAIDQGTTVVMLENYRTELLWNLFMSHPDVQNGLKKLGYESPHLK; translated from the coding sequence ATGAAAATAATACAGGCTATTTTTGTCTCCGGACTTGCTCTCTGTCTATTAAACTGTGCTAATAATAAAGATAAAAATGTAGCAGTGGAAGCTTCTGCAATATCTGATGAAGCATTAATAGATACAGTCCAGCGGAAGACATTCCAATATTTCTGGGATGGGGCAGAGCCTATGAGCGGTATGGCTCGTGAACGTTTCCATGTAGATGGAGACTATGGCAAATATGACAAAAATACCGTGACATCAGGTGGTAGTGGTTTTGGGATAATGGCTATTATCTCCGGCATAGAGCGAGGATATATCACCAGAGCACAAGGCTTAGAAAGATTTAATAAGATAATTGGTTTTCTCGAAAAAGCAGATTCTTTTCATGGTGTATTTCCTCACTGGTGGAATGGAGAAACAGGTAAAGTAGTAGGGTTCAGTGATAAAGACAATGGTGGAGATTTGGTGGAAACGTCATTCCTTTTTCAAGGTCTTCTTGCTGTGCACCAATATTATATAAACGGAACACATGAAGAAAAAGCTCTTGCGGCACGTATCGATAAACTTTGGAAGGCTGTAGACTGGAATTGGCATCGCAATGGTACAAACCAATTGTACTGGCACTGGAGTCCTGAGCATTCTTGGGAAATGAATTTTTCTATACATGGTTATAATGAATGTCTTATAACATTTATTCTTGCCGCTTCATCTCCTACTCATGGTGTTCCTGCAAGTGTGTATGAGCAAGGATGGGGGGAGAATGGAAAGATTATCGGCCCGCATGAGGTAGAAGGTTACAAGTTGAATATGCGTTATCAGGGTACAGAGGTAGGGCCTTTGTTCTGGGCACATTATTCTTTCTTAGGCTTAGACCCAAGAGGACTAAAGGATAAGTATGCAGATTATTTTGAAGAAATGAAAAATTATACGCTGATAAACAGGGCGTATTGCATCCGAAACCCGAAAGGATATAAAGGTTATGGTGATGACTGTTGGGGGCTGACTGCCAGCTATTCGGTAAAAGGATATGCGGCTCATGAGCCAACCGAAAGAGGAGATCTTGGCGTGATAACGCCTACTGCCGCACTATCTTCTATTGTTTATACTCCCGAAGAGTCGATGAAGGTGATGAGGAAACTGTATAGTATGAGAGATAAATTGATGGGGCCTTATGGTTTTTATGATGCTTTTAGTGAAACTGACAACTGGTATCCTCAGAAGTATTTGGCAATAGATCAGGGTACAACTGTGGTGATGCTGGAAAATTACCGAACAGAATTATTGTGGAATCTGTTTATGAGTCATCCGGATGTTCAAAACGGACTGAAGAAATTGGGATATGAATCCCCTCATTTGAAGTAA
- a CDS encoding discoidin domain-containing protein, translated as MKRLSILLLFITATFWLSAQQKTYCNPINIDYGYGPIPNFLTWGKHRATADPAIVNYKGDYYLFSTNQTGYWWSSDMSDWHFVSRHFLTQEAIDNTPNKWDDLCAPAAWVQGDSLCVFGSTYSRLFPIWVSTNPKGNEWSKAVERFDIGGWDPAFFIDDDERLYMYNGSSNVYPLYGIELNRSNFQPIGTRKELLLLDDERIGWHRFGEHMDNTFLKPFMEGAWMTKHNGKYYLQWGGPGTEFSHYGDGVAVSDGPLGYFEHVSLPLSMKAGGFIRGAGHGATFQDNWKNYWHTSTMVINVKNNFERRIGIWPAGFDNDDVMYCNTAFGDYPHYLPNGEADHLQSRFTGWMLLNYNKPVQVSSTLGAFYANNIVDENVKTYWSAQTANKGEWLISDLGQISTVHAIQINYADQDVELMGKQTGTYHQYMIYYSLDGKKWSVLIDKSKNQKDVPHDYVELAKPVEARYLKLENIHMPTGKFAISGFRAFGLGKGDKPKAVGDFIVLRSDMTDKRNGWLKWKPVDGAYAYNIYIGQEPDKLYNCVMVYNVNEYYYPGMDKTKPYYFAIEAINENGTSEWTRAQAL; from the coding sequence ATGAAAAGATTAAGTATATTATTGTTATTTATTACAGCGACTTTCTGGCTGTCGGCACAGCAAAAAACGTATTGTAATCCTATCAATATTGATTATGGATATGGCCCTATTCCCAACTTTCTGACATGGGGAAAGCATCGTGCCACGGCAGATCCTGCAATTGTGAATTATAAAGGAGATTACTATCTGTTTTCTACCAATCAAACAGGGTATTGGTGGAGTAGCGATATGTCTGACTGGCATTTTGTATCACGTCATTTTCTTACACAAGAGGCTATTGACAATACGCCAAATAAGTGGGATGATCTTTGTGCCCCAGCAGCATGGGTACAAGGCGACTCGCTCTGTGTGTTCGGTTCTACTTATTCTCGCCTTTTTCCTATTTGGGTGAGTACCAATCCCAAGGGCAATGAGTGGAGTAAAGCCGTAGAACGATTCGATATCGGGGGCTGGGATCCAGCTTTCTTTATTGACGATGACGAGCGTCTTTATATGTATAACGGGAGTAGCAATGTATATCCATTGTATGGCATAGAACTCAATCGCAGTAATTTTCAACCCATAGGAACACGCAAGGAACTCTTGCTGCTTGATGATGAGCGCATCGGTTGGCATCGGTTTGGAGAACATATGGATAATACTTTCCTAAAGCCGTTTATGGAAGGTGCATGGATGACAAAGCATAATGGAAAATATTACCTGCAATGGGGTGGTCCGGGTACTGAATTTAGTCACTATGGAGACGGTGTAGCAGTCAGTGACGGTCCTCTAGGATACTTTGAGCATGTATCTCTCCCGCTAAGTATGAAGGCCGGAGGTTTTATAAGAGGTGCGGGACATGGAGCTACATTTCAGGACAATTGGAAAAACTACTGGCATACCTCGACAATGGTGATCAATGTAAAAAATAATTTTGAGCGTCGCATCGGTATCTGGCCTGCCGGATTCGATAACGATGATGTCATGTATTGTAATACTGCATTTGGAGACTATCCTCACTATTTACCAAATGGTGAAGCAGATCATTTGCAGAGCCGATTTACCGGTTGGATGCTGTTGAACTATAATAAGCCGGTGCAAGTATCATCTACCCTTGGGGCTTTTTATGCAAATAACATAGTGGACGAAAATGTGAAAACATATTGGAGTGCTCAGACAGCGAACAAAGGAGAATGGCTGATTTCCGATCTGGGGCAAATTTCTACTGTACACGCCATACAGATTAACTATGCCGATCAGGATGTAGAGCTTATGGGCAAGCAAACAGGAACATATCATCAGTATATGATTTATTATTCTTTGGACGGGAAGAAGTGGAGCGTGCTGATTGATAAAAGTAAAAATCAGAAAGATGTGCCTCACGATTATGTGGAGTTGGCAAAACCTGTTGAGGCTCGTTATCTGAAGCTTGAGAATATACATATGCCGACCGGTAAATTTGCAATATCAGGATTCAGAGCTTTTGGACTAGGAAAAGGTGATAAGCCCAAAGCAGTGGGAGACTTCATTGTTTTACGGTCAGATATGACAGACAAACGTAACGGGTGGCTGAAGTGGAAACCTGTAGACGGAGCTTATGCTTATAATATATACATCGGGCAAGAGCCAGATAAACTCTATAACTGTGTAATGGTATATAATGTAAATGAATACTATTATCCGGGTATGGATAAAACAAAGCCTTACTATTTTGCGATAGAGGCTATTAATGAGAACGGCACATCTGAGTGGACTAGGGCTCAGGCTTTATAA
- a CDS encoding sugar porter family MFS transporter, whose translation MNSSINIRYISFLSVVAALGGFLFGYDTAVISGTIAQVSAQFSLDSLSQGWYVGCALVGSILGVMSAGVLSDNFGRKRTLLVAAILFTISAFGCAISSDFDHLVIARIIGGIGIGVVSIISPLYISEISVAEYRGRLVSLYQLAVTVGFLGAYLVNYGLLNYSANGAEQLTNPTLYYIFHSEVWRGMLGMAAIPAILFFIVIFFIPESPRWLILKNKETKAKSILAHIYGSTESAIHEMNETKRVVGSETKANWRLLLKPGIMKAVLIGVAIAMLGQFMGVNAVLYYGPSIFESSGLSGDDSLFYQVIVGLVNMLTTILAIFIIDKVGRKKLVYYGVSGMIVSLLLIAFYFIKGNDLGISNIFLLVFFLAYIFFCAVSICAVIWVLLSEMYPIKVRGLAMSIAGFSLWIGTYLIGQLTPWFLDNLHPEGTFILFAVMCVPYILIVWKLVPETTGKTLEEIEKYWEN comes from the coding sequence ATGAATTCTAGTATAAATATAAGGTACATCAGCTTCTTATCTGTTGTTGCAGCATTAGGAGGTTTCCTTTTTGGGTACGACACTGCTGTAATATCAGGAACAATAGCGCAGGTGTCTGCACAATTTTCGTTAGATTCTCTTTCTCAAGGCTGGTATGTCGGCTGTGCTCTTGTGGGCTCTATACTCGGAGTGATGAGCGCAGGGGTTCTCAGTGATAATTTTGGTCGTAAAAGGACACTATTGGTAGCAGCTATTCTCTTCACTATATCAGCTTTTGGATGTGCCATCTCATCCGACTTCGATCATTTGGTAATAGCTCGCATTATTGGAGGTATAGGTATCGGTGTGGTATCGATTATTTCTCCGCTTTATATCTCAGAAATCTCAGTTGCCGAATACAGAGGGCGATTAGTTTCACTGTACCAGTTAGCAGTAACAGTAGGTTTTTTAGGAGCATATCTGGTAAACTACGGGCTACTTAATTATTCAGCAAACGGAGCAGAACAACTTACGAATCCAACATTATATTATATATTTCATAGCGAAGTATGGCGTGGTATGCTGGGTATGGCAGCTATACCTGCAATATTATTCTTTATTGTGATTTTCTTCATACCCGAAAGTCCGAGATGGCTGATATTAAAAAATAAAGAAACAAAGGCTAAGTCTATTTTGGCACACATCTATGGTTCTACAGAGTCGGCAATACATGAAATGAACGAAACAAAAAGAGTAGTAGGTAGCGAAACGAAAGCAAATTGGCGATTACTTCTCAAACCCGGTATAATGAAGGCTGTGCTTATAGGTGTAGCGATAGCTATGTTAGGACAGTTTATGGGAGTGAATGCGGTTCTTTATTATGGCCCTTCCATTTTTGAGAGTAGCGGTTTATCAGGAGATGACTCATTATTTTATCAGGTGATTGTAGGATTAGTAAACATGCTAACAACAATTCTGGCAATATTCATTATAGACAAAGTAGGACGAAAGAAACTGGTTTACTATGGAGTATCGGGCATGATCGTTTCGCTTCTTCTTATTGCGTTTTATTTCATCAAAGGAAATGATTTGGGTATATCAAACATATTCTTGTTGGTATTCTTCCTTGCATACATCTTTTTCTGTGCGGTATCTATTTGTGCTGTTATTTGGGTGTTATTATCCGAAATGTATCCTATCAAAGTGCGTGGTCTGGCTATGTCAATCGCCGGATTCTCATTATGGATAGGCACATATCTGATTGGGCAATTAACGCCTTGGTTCTTGGACAATCTGCACCCCGAAGGCACATTTATACTTTTTGCAGTGATGTGTGTTCCTTACATTCTGATTGTATGGAAGCTAGTGCCTGAAACAACAGGGAAAACATTGGAAGAAATAGAAAAATATTGGGAGAACTGA